In Phoenix dactylifera cultivar Barhee BC4 chromosome 11, palm_55x_up_171113_PBpolish2nd_filt_p, whole genome shotgun sequence, the following are encoded in one genomic region:
- the LOC103706800 gene encoding vacuolar iron transporter 1, with amino-acid sequence MTLEDGMAATRTASSSATEKLLLHHKENHFTAGDVVRDVIMGVSDGLTVPFALAAGLSGASAPSYLILTAGLAEVAAGAISMGLGGYLAAKSEADHYMRELKREQEEIVTVPDTEAAEIEEILSQYGLEPHDYSPVVNALRKNPQAWLEFMMKFELGLEKPEPRRALQSALTIAMAYVVGGVVPLLPYVFIPNAQKAMLASIGVTLTALLFFGYIKGHFTGNRPVLSAIQTAFIGALASAAAYALAKVLQAA; translated from the exons ATGACGCTCGAAGACGGTATGGCGGCGACGAGAACCGCGTCGTCGTCGGCGACGGAGAAGCTCCTGCTGCACCACAAGGAAAACCATTTCACGGCGGGCGATGTGGTCCGGGACGTCATCATGGGCGTCTCCGACGGCCTCACCGTCCCCTTCGCCCTCGCCGCCGGCCTCTCCGGCGCCTCCGCCCCCTCCTACCTCATCCTCACCGCCGGCCTCGCCGAGGTCGCGGCCGGCGCCATCTCCATGGGCCTCGGCGG GTATCTAGCGGCGAAGAGCGAGGCGGACCACTACATGCGGGAGTTGAAGCGGGAGCAGGAGGAAATCGTCACGGTTCCGGACACCG AGGCGGCGGAGATTGAAGAGATTCTGTCGCAGTACGGTCTGGAGCCGCACGATTACAGCCCGGTGGTCAACGCCCTCCGGAAGAATCCGCAGGCATGGCTCGAGTTCATGATGAA GTTTGAGCTAGGGTTAGAGAAGCCCGAGCCAAGGAGAGCGCTGCAGAGTGCACTAACAATTGCCATGGCATACGTAGTAGGCGGTGTGGTGCCCCTCTTGCCCTATGTCTTCATCCCAAATGCTCAGAAAGCAATGCTGGCATCAATTGGTGTCACCCTCACTGCGCTCTTGTTCTTTGGCTACATCAAGGGCCACTTCACTGGCAACCGCCCTGTTCTAAGTGCCATCCAAACAGCCTTCATTGGAGCACTTGCCTCTGCTGCTGCCTACGCCTTGGCAAAAGTTCTCCAAGCTGCATGA